One genomic window of Elaeis guineensis isolate ETL-2024a chromosome 2, EG11, whole genome shotgun sequence includes the following:
- the LOC105039765 gene encoding ABC transporter C family member 10, with the protein MDALTRARMAFCGGSICSYYGGDTCGLGRILYSNTCMNHFLVISITVLLFFTFFLNFIRKVSSRVVRMQTLFRLSSPIQISSMVFNGFLGLAYIGLGLWMLEEKFRKGEGPLPLHWWLVVLSQGLTWALAGLVVSIRAKQLGEAFVRAWSGVASVFAGFLCISSILWILVEKKTSIKIALDVLSLPGAVLLLLSAFKGSKDADDCEIINDSLFAPLNIKSHANSNDSDDSVTPYANAGFFNRMSFWWLNPLMKKGYEKPLEEKDIPQLGELDQTESRYSLFVEQLNRQKQTKQTTSPPFLWIIVSCHKKEILVSGFFALLRVLTLSAGPMLLNAFIKVSVGMGTFKYEGYVLALGMFVAKFLESLSQRQWYFRTKMLGLQVRSLLSAAIYQKQLRLSSSAKLIHSSGEIMNYVTVDAYRIGEFPVWFHQTWTTSLQLGIALVILYHAVGLATISSMVVIILTVLCNVPVAKLQHKFQTRLMEAQDNRLKAMSEALVNMKVLKLYAWETHFRKVIEGLRTEECKWLSAFQLQRAYNSFLFWSSPVVVSAATFLTCYLLEVPLYPSNVFTFVATLRLVQDPVRSIPDVIGAVIQAKVAFGRIVKLLDAEELQNWHFKRKRSVDLKHPIVIRSSNFSWEGNPSKPTLRNISLELKPGEKVAICGEVGSGKSTLLAAILGEVPNTEGLIQVCGKIAYVSQSAWIQTGTVQENILFGSPMDKQRYQETLEKCSLVKDLEMLPFGDLTEIGERGVNLSGGQKQRIQLARALYQDADVYLLDDPFSAVDAHTATSLFNEYVMGALSAKTVLLVTHQVDFLPAFDSILLMSNGEVLRAAPYHELLVSSKEFQDLVNAHKDTVGPERLEKVVSPKESGMSTSEIDNTSSNKQKKMEKLSGEVQLIKKEEREKGDTGLKPYLQYLNQNKGFLYSALAVLSHVIFIAGQISQNSWMAANVQNPQVSTMRLITVYLAIGCSTAIFLLSRSVFVVVLGLQSSKSLFSLLLNSLFRAPMSFFDSTPLGRILSRVSSDLSIVDLDVPFSLIFSISAMMNVYSNLVVLAVVTWQVLFVSIPMVYLTIRLQAYYLASAKELMRINGTTKSLVANHLAESIAGAVTIRAFEEEDRFFAKILELIDRNASPFFHNFAASEWLIQRLETMSAAVLSTSALVMALIPPGTFSSGFVGMALSYGFSLNMSLVFSIQNQCTLANYIISVERLNQYMHISNEAPEVVEGNRPPRNWPAVGRVELQDLKIRYRPDTPLVLQGISCIFEGGHKIGIVGRTGSGKTTLIGALFRLVEPAGGKIIIDGLDIATIGLHDLRSRFGIIPQDPTLFNGSVRYNLDPLGQYTDQQIWEVLDKCQLREAVQEKEQGLDSLVVEDGSNWSMGQRQLFCLGRALLRRSRVLVLDEATASIDNATDAILQKTIRIEFAGSTVITVAHRIPTVMDCTMVLAISDGKLVEYDCPQKLMKREGSLFAELVKEYGSHTSNAEIQSTNSQ; encoded by the exons ATGGATGCGCTCACTC GTGCTCGAATGGCTTTCTGTGGGGGTTCCATATGCTCCTACTATGGTGGAGATACCTGTGGTCTTGGCAGAATCCTTTACTCCAACACTTGCATGAACCACTTCCTGGTCATCTCCATCACTGTGCTTCTCTTCTTCACATTCTTCTTAAATTTCATCCGCAAGGTGTCGTCAAGAGTAGTTCGCATGCAGACACTCTTCCGGCTCTCTTCACCAATACAAATATCTTCTATGGTCTTCAATGGCTTCTTGGGATTGGCTTATATAGGCCTTGGGTTATGGATGTTGGAGGAGAAATTTAGGAAGGGGGAGGGCCCTTTACCTCTGCATTGGTGGCTAGTGGTGTTGTCTCAAGGTTTAACTTGGGCTCTTGCTGGCTTAGTGGTGAGCATCAGAGCCAAACAGCTAGGAGAGGCCTTTGTGAGGGCCTGGTCAGGAGTTGCAAGCGTGTTTGCTGGATTTCTTTGTATCTCCTCTATCTTATGGATCCTTGTAGAGAAGAAAACATCAATAAAGATTGCTCTTGATGTCTTGTCGCTACCTGGTGCCGTTCTTTTGCTGCTTTCTGCCTTCAAGGGATCCAAAGATGCCGATGACTGCGAAATCATCAATGACTctctttttgcacctctgaatATTAAGTCCCATGCcaattcaaatgattcagatgATTCTGTGACTCCTTATGCAAATGCTGGCTTCTTCAATAGAATGTCATTCTGGTGGCTGAACCCTTTGATGAAGAAAGGCTATGAGAAACCCCTGGAGGAGAAAGATATACCTCAGTTAGGTGAGCTAGATCAAACTGAGAGCCGCTATTCCTTGTTTGTTGAGCAACTGAACAGACAAAAACAGACTAAGCAAACAACATCACCACCCTTCTTATGGATAATAGTTTCTTGCCACAAAAAGGAAATTTTAGTTTCTGGGTTCTTTGCATTGCTTAGGGTCCTTACCTTGTCAGCTGGCCCAATGCTTCTAAATGCCTTCATCAAAGTGTCTGTAGGCATGGGAACTTTTAAATATGAAGGTTATGTGTTGGCCTTGGGAATGTTTGTGGCGAAATTCTTAGAATCTTTGTCACAGAGGCAGTGGTACTTCCGCACCAAAATGTTGGGACTACAGGTGAGGTCATTGCTATCTGCAGCTATTTATCAGAAGCAACTGAGGCTGTCAAGCTCTGCCAAACTGATCCATTCTTCAGGGGAGATAATGAACTATGTTACAGTTGATGCATATAGGATAGGCGAGTTCCCAGTCTGGTTTCATCAAACATGGACAACAAGCCTCCAACTTGGTATTGCTTTAGTAATTCTCTACCATGCCGTGGGTCTTGCAACGATTTCTTCCATGGTTGTGATAATACTTACTGTGCTCTGTAATGTTCCTGTGGCCAAACTACAGCACAAGTTCCAGACAAGGCTCATGGAAGCTCAGGACAACAGGCTAAAGGCTATGTCAGAGGCTCTGGTGAATATGAAAGTGCTAAAGCTCTATGCATGGGAAACACATTTTAGGAAGGTCATTGAGGGGTTGAGAACAGAGGAATGCAAGTGGCTATCAGCATTTCAGCTACAGAGGGCATATAATAGCTTCCTCTTCTGGTCGTCTCCTGTAGTGGTCTCAGCTGCTACTTTCTTGACTTGCTATCTTCTTGAGGTTCCACTTTATCCTAGCAATGTCTTCACGTTTGTGGCCACATTACGTCTTGTTCAAGATCCAGTAAGATCTATTCCTGATGTTATTGGAGCTGTGATTCAAGCAAAGGTTGCATTCGGGAGGATAGTTAAGCTTCTTGATGCAGAAGAGCTGCAGAATTGGCATTTTAAAAGGAAGCGCAGTGTGGACCTCAAGCACCCAATAGTAATCAGGTCATCAAACTTTTCTTGGgaaggcaacccatcaaaacCTACGCTCCGGAACATAAGCTTAGAACTTAAACCTGGGGAAAAGGTGGCTATATGTGGGGAGGTTGGCTCTGGAAAATCAACTCTTTTGGCAGCAATTCTTGGAGAGGTTCCAAATACGGAGGGCTTG ATTCAAGTCTGTGGAAAAATTGCATATGTTTCTCAGAGTGCATGGATTCAGACAGGAACTGTACAAGAGAATATCCTCTTTGGGTCTCCCATGGATAAGCAACGATACCAGGAAACACTAGAGAAATGTTCTTTGGTCAAGGACCTTGAGATGTTACCCTTTGGAGATCTTACTGAAATAGGAGAAAGAGGGGTCAATCTCAGTGGTGGCCAGAAACAGCGCATTCAGCTGGCCCGTGCACTCTACCAAGATGCAGATGTATACCTCTTGGATGATCCTTTCAGTGCTGTTGATGCCCATACTGCTACTAGCCTCTTTAAT GAATATGTCATGGGAGCTTTGTCAGCAAAGACAGTTCTGTTGGTGACTCATCAAGTTGATTTCCTTCCAGCCTTTGATTCCATATTG TTAATGTCCAATGGGGAGGTTCTGCGAGCTGCTCCCTATCATGAACTCTTGGTTTCAAGCAAAGAATTTCAGGATCTTGTTAATGCACATAAAGACACTGTTGGTCCAGAAAGGCTTGAGAAGGTTGTTTCTCCTAAAGAGAGTGGGATGTCTACAAGTGAGATTGATAACACTTCAAGCAATAAgcagaaaaaaatggaaaaattatcaggagaagttcagttgattaaaaaagaggagagagagaaaggtgaTACTGGTCTAAAGCCGTACTTACAGTATTTGAATCAAAACAAAGGCTTCTTGTATTCTGCATTGGCAGTTCTTTCTCATGTGATATTTATAGCTGGGCAGATTTCTCAAAACTCATGGATGGCTGCCAATGTTCAAAATCCTCAAGTGAGCACAATGCGACTTATTACAGTGTACTTGGCAATTGGGTGCAGCACAGCTATCTTCTTGTTATCTAGATCCGTGTTTGTAGTTGTCTTGGGTCTCCAGTCATCAAAATCCctgttttctcttcttcttaacTCATTATTCCGTGCACCAATGTCATTCTTTGATTCTACTCCTCTGGGAAGGATTCTGAGTCGG GTTTCTTCTGATTTGAGTATAGTTGATCTTGATGTGCCATTCAGCTTAATCTTTAGTATCAGTGCTATGATGAACGTATACAGCAATCTTGTGGTGTTAGCTGTTGTTACATGGCAAGTATTATTTGTCTCCATACCAATGGTTTATCTAACCATTCGCTTGCAG GCATACTACTTAGCTTCTGCAAAGGAGCTAATGCGGATCAATGGCACCACAAAATCTCTTGTGGCAAATCATTTAGCCGAATCCATTGCAGGAGCAGTTACAATCAGGGCCTTTGAAGAGGAAGATCGGTTCTTTGCCAAAATTCTGGAACTTATTGACAGGAATGCCAGTCCATTCTTCCATAATTTTGCAGCAAGCGAGTGGCTGATCCAACGACTAGAGACTATGAGTGCTGCTGTTCTTTCAACATCAGCACTTGTCATGGCTTTAATTCCTCCAGGGACTTTTAGTTCTG GATTTGTTGGGATGGCACTATCTTATGGCTTCTCATTAAATATGTCTCTGGTTttctcaattcaaaatcaatgcaCACTTGCAAATTACATCATCTCCGTAGAAAGGCTAAATCAGTATATGCACATTTCAAATGAAGCCCCAGAAGTTGTTGAAGGCAACCGGCCTCCACGCAATTGGCCTGCTGTTGGTAGAGTGGAGCTCCAAGATTTAAAG ATCAGATATCGGCCAGATACTCCTCTTGTACTTCAGGGAATCAGTTGCATATTTGAAGGTGGGCACAAGATTGGGATAGTTGGCCGAACTGGAAGTGGGAAGACCACTTTAATAGGTGCACTGTTTCGTCTTGTTGAGCCAGCTGGAGGAAAGATCATCATAGATGGCCTTGACATTGCCACAATTGGCCTCCATGATCTGAGGTCTCGTTTTGGGATAATACCTCAAGATCCAACCCTTTTCAATGGATCTGTTCGATACAACTTGGATCCTCTAGGACAATATACAGATCAGCAAATATGGGAG GTCCTTGACAAATGTCAGCTACGAGAAGCTGTTCAAGAGAAAGAACAGGGGCTGGATTCATTAG TTGTTGAGGATGGATCGAATTGGAGCATGGGGCAGCGACAGTTGTTTTGTTTGGGACGTGCACTCTTAAGGAGAAGTCGTGTACTAGTGCTAGATGAAGCCACGGCATCGATTGACAACGCCAcagatgcaattcttcaaaagaccATAAGAATAGAATTTGCAGGTAGTACAGTCATTACTGTTGCTCATAGAATCCCGACTGTGATGGACTGCACAATGGTGCTTGCTATTAGTGATG